The Salvelinus namaycush isolate Seneca chromosome 5, SaNama_1.0, whole genome shotgun sequence genome segment GGCCATCTACAAAAACCACAACTGTCCCAAAAAAGACACATCCCCCCCATATGTTCCTGATCCCACTACGTGTATCCATTGTGGAACAGGGCCATTCACTAATATGGACGTTCATTTGAGAAGCTGCAGTTGGAAAGGTCTTACATGCACTGAGTGCAGAGTACTCTTCCATAATAGGAAGGCCCTGCAGAACCATAACGTTTCAGTTCACGGACAGCTTTCCACTATGTGTGCTGTTTGCGGCAGAGGGCCATTCACTGATATGGACTTCCATTTGAGGAGCTGCTCTAGGGATTGGTCCTTACAATGCTCTGAGTGCAAAGTCCAATTTCCTTCTGAGAAATTCCTGGTGGACCATAATCTTCAATATCACAGTGCCACATCAAAGACCTCTGACCAaggtgtctgtgtttattgcggCAGTGGACCATTCACTAGTCTGGACATCCACATGAGGACCTGCTCTAAGCAGAAGGGCTTAAAATGCTCTGTGTGCAATGTTTTTTTCCCTACTGAATCGGTCCTGGCTGATCATATGGTTTGCTATCACAGCACCCCATACCATGTCCATAGAACCCCATACCAAGTCCAGAGCATCCCAtaccaagtccagaacagagacTCAGAGACCCCTGAAGGTACCTGTCTCCATTGTGGCAGAGGTCCATTCACTAGTCTGGATATCCACTTGAGGACCTGCTCTGGGAAGAAGGGCTTCAAATGCTTTGTTTGCAACGTTTTCTTTCCTACAGAGACAGCCCTGGCCGACCATAAGGTTCTCGTTCACAGTATCCCATCAGAGACCCCTGACAAAGGTACCTGTGACCATTGTGGCAAGGGGCCATTCACTAATCTGGACAACCACATGAAGACCTGCTCTGAGAGGAAGTGCATCCAATGTTCTGTGTGCAAGTTTTTCTTTCCTAGTGATGTCCTGGCCAACCATATGATTTCCTATCACAGTACCAAATCCCGAGTTCAGAGCCCAGTCACAGAGACGCCTGACAAAGGTGCCTGTGTCCATTGCGGCAGAGGGCCCTTCACTAGTCTGGAACATCACATGAAGTACTGCAATAAGCAGAAGGGCATCCAATGCGTTATGTGTAAAGCTTACTTTCTTACTGAGGGCAGTCTGGTGGACCATATTGTTTTGGCTCACGCTGACAAGCTGGTCACCCAAGCTGGTGGGTCCTCCGCTACGACTTTCTCTTTCGTACCCATGGCTATCTCTACCACCTCAGGCCGGCAGAGCCCCAGTAGCTCCACCCTGATGTGTTACAGTAGTGGCAATAAGGAGCTGAAACGACTGGCCCCAGTCCCTGTGGCTGATCAGGACCCCAGTCCAGTTGGCCAGCTAACACCTGCTGGACAGTCTCCTGTGTCTCTGCCTAGAGTAATGCTGTCTACCACCTCCTCTTCCCAGCCAGCTGTTCCTGTGGTGGCCACCTTGCTCTTTGACAACACTGGTGGTGGTCCAGGGAAAATGGCCAGGCTGGTCCCAGTGGCCCCACAGACCAACCCTCCCAAACCGCAGGTCACAGCACCCATGCAGACTAACACAGCAAAGCCCCTTGGGCAGTTCTCTAACCTTCTGCAACAGACTATCCATCAGGCAAAATCTGTCCAACAGCAGACACCCAGCCCTACTACCCTAGCCATGGACCCTATCAGATCACCCACCACTCCATCCCCTAGACCTGTCTCAGCCTCTGCCCCGGGGAAAATCACCTTGATCCGCCTCTCACCTGTCCCTACCCCCCCTCAAGCTCAGTCTTCCCCCCTTACCCTTGCCTTTGCCCCAGCCCCTCTAAGCATCATGTGTATGTTTGTGAATAGAAGTAAGGAGCTGGCCCTGGAGAAACGCATGAAGATGAGCTGGCGCTCCAAGGGCACCTACACCTGCCGCCAGTGCGGCGCTGTCTCGCAGCAGCCCTCGCTCAGTGTGAAGCACCGCTACCTCCACCGGGGCTCCCGGCGGTACCGCTGCCACTGTGGTAGGTCGTTCCTGCGGCGGTTGCACCTCCTGCGTCACTACCTCCAGCACGCCCAGGCCACCCGCTACATATGCACTGCCTGCGGGGAGACCTTTGACGGGGCAAAGTGCCTCGCACAGCACATGGTTGGAGCTTCCAGCACAACTAGATGTCCAGGTGACAGCATAACTTTGAAGCTGAGGAAAGAGTGCCGGATGCCCTTCTCCTGTCACTGTGGGCAGATGTTTTGTAGGCCTGCTGCTTTTCTCTGGCACAAACTGAAAAACACCCAAAGGACTTAACACTGAAATGGGCCCACAGCAGGGCCCAGTCTAGGCCCTATTCAAAGCAGTGGTTTTTCCATGGCTCACACAGGCAGGCAAGCCTATCATTTACTATGCTTAGGGGTAGAGGAGGACAATGCAGTTTGTGGACTTGTTTGACTTTTTTCACTGTGAATGAAAGATGATTCCTTATGAAATAATCTATGTATGTATTGGTTTAAAATGTGTTTTCACTTCCACTAAAACATTCTGTTTTCACCAAAAGACCAAAAATACAATCATATTAAAATGATATATTTGACTTGAGTTGTCTTTGTAAGAGGTCATAGGTTATTTGTACATTAGAAGACTAAAGCATTATCATTAATTCGGTTCCATGAGATGGCAATATTATTATCGTTAATATTATAAGTAGGTTATGATTTAGCTGGTAGAACAATACTCATTCAAAAACTTTCATTCACCAATGGCTTTTAATTGTCAGGAAGACCAGAAAATGTATTTCCAATGCATGGTTTTATCATGTGCAAAAGAACCTGTAAACGTTTCACTTCACATCGTTTTTGCAGAATCTATCCTTTTGTAAGCCGATTTCACAATATTACCTGTACATGTGATCCTCatgttaaaaaaacaaaatatattttttaaagaattaCATATCTTAACTCCAGTTAATGAAAATGCAGACGTCCAGTTTAAATACAACCATGGGAATAGTTGTCCTCACAAGGTGCTTGATTTAGTAATGCCCCAGATTACCAGCCTTACCATTGGGGCTGGAGAACGGGTACAATTTGTGGATTCACAAAGTGAATGACATAAATTATGCAAATAAGACAATGCTGTGCCACTGACCCATATTTCCCCATTCACACTTGAGTGCAACATGTATTGAGAGCTGTGTTCTAAAAATGCACCCTCATTTAAAGACTGGCCACTTTTAATCCTACCTGTTTGCTAAGTATAATTTGGCTGTTACTAGTCCAAAAACAATCCATGTCACACAAGTATTGTTTGGTAAAAGATTTCAAAACTATTTAGACTGTGATGATATATTACCCATAGGCTGCCACAGAGACCCAAGAATATGACGTCGtttgacattcattcatgtcttTGACTGGTGTGTGATTGTCATGCATGTACATATCCTCTGGAGGGAGCTGTCACATCAGAATTAGAATAACAGTGAGCAATGTCTCCATGTACTTtatgcaggttgacgtttattgttgtgagtcttgccctggaggcagaactgagcggtTTCCgctagataggccagctgcaagtcaaaattgtctatattgtaaaaattcatgaaaacaaaaatttgGTTAGGCATTatgtttagcagtgtggttatgtTTCAAAGCAGATTTTATgactgtggctgtgccagctagtgaccactctgcagagctgcctccagtacatgagtcatcCCAATAAATATCAGCTTGCGTACTTTATTAGGCTATGCTACTTGTCTCTTGATCTTTATGAGAACAGCTTAACTATGTAAACTGACTGCTTCCCCATACAATCATCCTTAAGACAACAATATATGTCGGGCCTTAACAGTCTAGATTAGTTACAGTACCTTAGGGAGTGTTTGAGTGGGTGGCCGGGCAGCCCTTGAGACATGGCAACTGACTAGCAGTTTATCCCTCTGACTGAGGCCGTGTGAAGAGAAATTGTTCTATTTCCTAATCTAACAAAATGGAGAGGATTATAACAGTTAGAGAACAGAGATGTGTATTTTAAAAGTGACCAGCAGCTCTCTCTAGTAATAAGGCAGTTGTCTCATACACTGGTGCCTCTGAGGATGTCACCGCTTTATACTTCCTGTTAGGAAAAATGTGTGGAATAACCATTGTGTTTTACTTGTGGAAAAAGGTATAATTGAAAGACGCTTTGCGGGAGGCTGTCAATACTGAGTGGCATTCAAAGAAGTTCCCCTCACATTTAAAAACGCTGTTTAAACCTCTCATTCCATAGGAACCAGGCATTATGTTTAGGTGACTCCAATGTAACTTGTAACACTAATAGCAGGAGTTAGGGGACATACTTTACAGAGCCATCAGTGGGTGAACCCATAGAGCCCCTCCCTCTGAGATGACACAAGCTACAGAACCAGAGGCCGTGTTACTGTAGTTCTTAATTGAGATTGTTAATGCAATACTTTGTACATTAAACACATCTGATAAAAATACACCAGTCATCTATATCAGACCCCGCTGTAGTAAAATTAAGTCCTTTTTCTTTTTTGTCTTTACAAGTACGAGTCGTTGTGTAGGGTCCATTCAGTCGCTGGGTCAGAAGACGATGCCAGCCTTGGTCCTGGCAGTAGTCCAAGTGGTGCCGCAGGTCAAATGTTAAATGCAGCTTTGGGGGGGAAGAGGATTCCCATCCCGGTCTGATGGAAATTACAGAAGGCTGGTAGCATCCATCTTTAGTCTTTGGGAAAGGCCTGCAGCGAGTGTGGTTcacccaaccaccaccaccaccacacagccaCGAGTCACCTGTAGAGAGAGAATAGTTAGAatctacagtacaggttattcTCAAGCATGTTCATATCAAGTTTTGTTGTGAAAGTTAAAGGTGctagacattttttattttatttttgcattgtaatgtcagaaaatgtccataatatttCTGGCACTAATAGTGAAATGATAGTGTTTCACACTATTACTTAT includes the following:
- the LOC120048552 gene encoding zinc finger protein 836-like yields the protein MVAMEMAAEDIVIQETVGAEVELLEDVNKAQKQSPPEIPRFSVPRPFSIPEDSSDDDCDLSGDSVSAYGMHSMELGGKCWECGVQFKSGQELIEHFESHRSKVSTSCNICQVTFSRTVSLAMHLVNAHPNSVLHCSNCQLHFSNLWDLNKHIGIHLFTELLNTPLEDISNNGLNSSEETLKGQYTLPSALALKHEDYSNDGSEETLNAQCTLPSAVTLDHTYSMESNGRMTKTRHRLEEDVKPDPSTLTLGPSILTPSLRIRVKLERGVEVDGAPLQWDEGMSDGEGSEHSEDTESAGGTDNDRLTESSGETDIDEEDIRLSEEEEEEMKSKQGEDRKNDIQSEKEDEDAEILIDQDGEPSSSERESEFDPEELSDSDSGSSSTGESSGSSYTPVRTRKAKTRPSWTKRPQTKLSQVKPYYCIYCTKGPYHNMDFHVKTCNMKDFQCSLCQAVFPTEMAMLDHEVRTHSEAISGQMYTCEFCRQVFPDLAIYKNHNCPKKDTSPPYVPDPTTCIHCGTGPFTNMDVHLRSCSWKGLTCTECRVLFHNRKALQNHNVSVHGQLSTMCAVCGRGPFTDMDFHLRSCSRDWSLQCSECKVQFPSEKFLVDHNLQYHSATSKTSDQGVCVYCGSGPFTSLDIHMRTCSKQKGLKCSVCNVFFPTESVLADHMVCYHSTPYHVHRTPYQVQSIPYQVQNRDSETPEGTCLHCGRGPFTSLDIHLRTCSGKKGFKCFVCNVFFPTETALADHKVLVHSIPSETPDKGTCDHCGKGPFTNLDNHMKTCSERKCIQCSVCKFFFPSDVLANHMISYHSTKSRVQSPVTETPDKGACVHCGRGPFTSLEHHMKYCNKQKGIQCVMCKAYFLTEGSLVDHIVLAHADKLVTQAGGSSATTFSFVPMAISTTSGRQSPSSSTLMCYSSGNKELKRLAPVPVADQDPSPVGQLTPAGQSPVSLPRVMLSTTSSSQPAVPVVATLLFDNTGGGPGKMARLVPVAPQTNPPKPQVTAPMQTNTAKPLGQFSNLLQQTIHQAKSVQQQTPSPTTLAMDPIRSPTTPSPRPVSASAPGKITLIRLSPVPTPPQAQSSPLTLAFAPAPLSIMCMFVNRSKELALEKRMKMSWRSKGTYTCRQCGAVSQQPSLSVKHRYLHRGSRRYRCHCGRSFLRRLHLLRHYLQHAQATRYICTACGETFDGAKCLAQHMVGASSTTRCPGDSITLKLRKECRMPFSCHCGQMFCRPAAFLWHKLKNTQRT